The nucleotide window TAGCGCAAAAATAGATTAATCTATCATTTAAAAATAATTGAGGGGGAGAATTAATGAAGAAACTGTCTATTTTATTTCTAAGTATCATGATGATCAGCTCAATGGTTTTAGCAGCATGCGGAGGGAACTCAAGCTCGACAGGTTCAGCGGAAAATGGTTCTTCTGACAGTGCGGGTGGCAAAGGCGAAAAGCGCACGCTCAGGGTTAGTATCGGTGTTAATGATAAGCATCCTGAATATGAAGCAGCTCAGAAGTTTAAAGAGTTGGTTGAAGCTGAATCAGATGAATTAACTGTTGAGGTTTATCATTCCGGGCAAATTGCAGATGATCGTTCGGCAATTGAAATGCTTCAATTTGGTACGCTGGATATTACGATTCCTTCAACATCTCCGCTTGTAAACTTTATCCCTGAGTTTGGTGTATTCGACCTTCCATTCACTGTTCCGAATGAAGAGGTTGCAGACAAGGTATTGGATGGTCCGTTTGGTGACAAGATGCTTGACTTGGTTGATAAGCAGGGGCTTGTTGGTCTTGCCTGGTGGGAAAATGGTTTCCGTAACTTAACGAACGATGTAAAGCCTGTCGCAAAGATGGAAGATGTTAAAGGGTTAAAAATCCGTACAATGGAAAACGAAATTCACCTTGACGCCTGGAAGGCACTTGGTGCGAACCCTACTCCAATGGCATTCACTGAATTGTTCACAGCATTGCAGCAAGGCACGATTGATGGGCAGGAAAATCCATACCCAACTATTTTGCTAAGTAAGTATCCTGAAGTACAGAAACATATTTCAAACACAAACCATGTATACACACCATTCATTTTCTTGTTCAGCAAGAAAATTTGGGAAGAGCTTTCTCCGGAACAGCAGGAAATTATCTCAAAGGCATCTGTAGAGGCAGGCAAGTTTAACCGTCAGCGGACTCGTGAAGTAGCGGCGGAATCTCTTGAAACGTTAAAGAAGGAAATGACTTTTACAGAAGTAGCAGACGGGGAATTTGAAAAGTTCCAGGAAGCTG belongs to Mesobacillus sp. AQ2 and includes:
- a CDS encoding TRAP transporter substrate-binding protein: MKKLSILFLSIMMISSMVLAACGGNSSSTGSAENGSSDSAGGKGEKRTLRVSIGVNDKHPEYEAAQKFKELVEAESDELTVEVYHSGQIADDRSAIEMLQFGTLDITIPSTSPLVNFIPEFGVFDLPFTVPNEEVADKVLDGPFGDKMLDLVDKQGLVGLAWWENGFRNLTNDVKPVAKMEDVKGLKIRTMENEIHLDAWKALGANPTPMAFTELFTALQQGTIDGQENPYPTILLSKYPEVQKHISNTNHVYTPFIFLFSKKIWEELSPEQQEIISKASVEAGKFNRQRTREVAAESLETLKKEMTFTEVADGEFEKFQEAVKPVVEKYKSKIGEDIVDEFMSEIDKAK